Proteins from a single region of Oncorhynchus nerka isolate Pitt River linkage group LG18, Oner_Uvic_2.0, whole genome shotgun sequence:
- the LOC115121753 gene encoding GTPase IMAP family member 9-like codes for MSQNPNMTETRIVLLGKTGAGKSAAGNTILGKRVFKSQFNFNSVTKDCDKKREMVCGQSLAVIDTPGLFDTKFTQEEAIEKITTCINLSSPGPHVFLIVIKLGRFTDEEQKTVNMIQKLFGDEASKYTMVLFTHGDKLQGVTIEEFLSENPNLVSLVEQCKGGYHVFNNKDKNRSQVTELLEKINKMVKMNGGSHYTTEMFQQAERVIEEEKNRILRENEEKIHREEEKLKKTLEGEALEKARMELREKHEREAREKAERINTAGHYLIVAGTVATSGAAIGATIAGPLGAAVGAIVGGVAGAIEVFLETNVCCIQ; via the exons ATGTCCCAAAACCCAAACATGACTG AGACACGGATTGTGCTGCTGGGGAAGACTGGTGCTGGGAAGAGTGCAGCAGGAAACACCATCCTGGGGAAAAGAGTATTCAAATCACAATTCAATTTCAACTCTGTGACTAAAGATTGTGATAAGAAAAGAGAGATGGTGTGTGGGCAAAGTCTGGCTGTTATCGACACCCCAGGGCTGTTTGACACCAAGTTTACACAGGAGGAAGCCATAGAAAAGATCACAACGTGCATCAACCTCTCTTCTCCTGGTCCCCATGTGTTCCTGATTGTGATCAAGCTGGGAAGATTCACTGACGAGGAGCAGAAAACTGTGAATATGATTCAGAAACTCTTCGGTGACGAAGCATCAAAATACACCATGGTTCTCTTCACACATGGAGACAAACTTCAGGGTGTAACAATTGAAGAATTTCTGTCTGAAAATCCAAATCTAGTAAGTTTAGTTGAGCAATGTAAAGGGGGATATCATGTTTTCAACAACAAAGATAAGAATCGCTCCCAGGTCACTGAGCTGCTTGAGAAGATAAACAAGATGGTGAAGATGAATGGAGGAagccactacaccactgagatgTTCCAGCAGGCTGAGAGAGTGATTGAAGAGGAGAAGAACAGAATCCTcagagagaatgaagagaagatacacagagaggaggagaaactGAAAAAAACACTTGAAGGTGAGGCTTTGGAGAAAGCAAGAATGGAGCTGAGGGAAAAACATGAAAGAGAGGCTCGAGAGAAAGCTGAAAGAATTAACACAGCTGGGCATTATCTCATTGTTGCAGGTACCGTTGCTACAAGTGGAGCTGCTATTGGAGCTACTATTGCAGGACCACTTGGTGCAGCAGTGGGTGCAATAGTAGGAGGTGTAGCAGGAGCAATAGAGGTGTTTTTAGAAACCAATGTTTGCTGTATACAATAA